Within the Clostridia bacterium genome, the region GGCGGAAAAGATATGATAGGAATTTTATCGGACGGAACGGTTGTTCCCTGCTGTCTTGACAGTTTAGGGATAATAAATCTTGGAAATATATTTACAGATAATATTTCAGATATACTAAAGAGCGAAAGATTTATAAATCTCGTTGACGGGTTTTCGGGAAAGACAATATCGGAAAATCTTTGTAAAAAATGTACATTTTACGATACAAGAAAAAAATAACAGTGCAAAAACACTGTTATTTTTTTATGTATTATTTTTTAAGTAAATCTCTGATTTCAGTAAGAAGTTTAATATCTTCAGGAATTTCAGGTTCTTTAACTTCTTCTTTAACTTCTTCTTTTGGCTGTCTTTTTAATTTTGCTATAAATTTAATAAGCAGGAATAAAACGAAAGCAGTAATAAGGAAGTTAAATACCGCCTGAATAAGAAGTCCGTACGCAATAGATGTTTCCCCCACTGTAAATGCTAAAGACGAAAAGTCCTTGCC harbors:
- the mscL gene encoding large conductance mechanosensitive channel protein MscL translates to MKKFLREFKEFAVKGNMIELAIGLMIGTAFNAITNSLVKDIFMPFIGFLMGGKDFSSLAFTVGETSIAYGLLIQAVFNFLITAFVLFLLIKFIAKLKRQPKEEVKEEVKEPEIPEDIKLLTEIRDLLKK